One Antiquaquibacter oligotrophicus genomic region harbors:
- a CDS encoding FAD-binding oxidoreductase: MSITDFPTQFRGRVLTPESPEFSEATASLAGKGTPLAVVAPQTPADVALAVRYAADHSLLPAIRSGGHSGGNFVPSGPFLLIDLAHLDGVDVLDDDLVRVGPGARWGAVAATLGNHGLALTSGDTSSVGVGGLALGGGVGWLVRLDGLTIDSLVEAEVVTATGEIVTASSAVNPELFWGLRGGGGNFGVVTAFTFRARRLAGVVSSTVVLDRSQLASAIKGWRDVMRTAPDQLSSTVMTMPSFGPDMPASAMIVSCWAGTDVEEATAAVAPLAALPGALQHIMQPSAYADLLHEPPAPAGPPMTFIDNASFTPDLTDELIDSLTETIERFEASVFSLRSLGGGFARVAGDATAVAYRTSETLLFGAVFLPIDADETARQRVIDAWTELPGPRVGTFSTFISRTGPQVLDEIYPPATLERLRAVKREWDPTNLFRLNQNVAPE, translated from the coding sequence GTGAGCATCACCGATTTTCCGACCCAGTTCAGGGGGCGCGTCCTCACCCCGGAATCGCCCGAATTCTCGGAGGCAACGGCCTCCCTCGCAGGCAAGGGAACACCCCTTGCCGTCGTCGCACCTCAAACACCCGCCGACGTCGCCCTCGCCGTTCGGTACGCGGCCGACCATTCCCTGCTTCCCGCGATCCGCAGCGGAGGGCACAGCGGAGGCAATTTTGTCCCGTCGGGCCCCTTCCTCCTCATCGATCTGGCACACCTCGACGGCGTCGATGTTCTCGACGATGACCTCGTACGTGTCGGGCCTGGCGCGCGCTGGGGAGCCGTCGCAGCAACCCTCGGCAACCACGGTCTCGCGTTGACCTCCGGCGACACCTCATCGGTCGGGGTCGGTGGCCTCGCCCTCGGCGGCGGTGTGGGGTGGCTCGTCCGTCTCGATGGCCTCACGATCGATTCCCTCGTCGAAGCGGAGGTTGTCACCGCTACGGGTGAGATCGTCACGGCGAGCTCTGCGGTGAACCCGGAGCTCTTCTGGGGCCTCCGCGGCGGCGGCGGAAACTTCGGTGTCGTGACGGCTTTCACGTTCCGAGCACGGCGCCTGGCTGGCGTCGTCTCGAGCACCGTGGTGCTCGACCGCTCTCAGTTGGCATCCGCGATCAAGGGCTGGCGTGACGTCATGCGCACCGCCCCGGATCAGCTCAGCAGCACCGTGATGACGATGCCGTCGTTCGGACCCGACATGCCGGCATCCGCCATGATCGTCTCCTGCTGGGCGGGCACCGACGTTGAGGAGGCAACTGCTGCGGTTGCACCACTGGCCGCGCTCCCCGGAGCGCTGCAGCACATCATGCAGCCGAGTGCGTACGCCGACCTGCTCCACGAACCGCCCGCGCCCGCTGGCCCACCGATGACCTTCATCGACAACGCCTCGTTCACCCCCGACCTCACCGACGAACTCATCGACTCGCTGACCGAGACGATCGAACGCTTCGAGGCGTCGGTCTTCTCTCTTCGCAGCCTGGGTGGAGGTTTTGCCCGTGTTGCCGGGGATGCCACGGCCGTGGCCTATCGCACGAGCGAAACACTTCTCTTCGGCGCCGTGTTCCTTCCCATCGATGCCGATGAGACGGCACGCCAGCGTGTCATCGATGCGTGGACTGAACTGCCGGGCCCGCGTGTTGGCACCTTCAGTACGTTCATCTCGCGCACCGGACCTCAGGTTCTCGACGAGATCTACCCTCCCGCAACCCTCGAGCGCCTCCGCGCCGTGAAGCGAGAGTGGGACCCGACCAACCTTTTCCGGCTCAACCAGAATGTGGCACCAGAGTGA
- a CDS encoding J domain-containing protein encodes MPESPLDVSPYEVLGVSASATPEELKRAFRRALRETHPDTGGDPQRFAAVQLAWQRVGTVEARAAYDAGRSQASGNSSFAARPATPRADSRPRARSYGHPGGWRRERYLEQIREWAGRGVELDDPYDARLVRDAPQPIRRALADALAEEHTARSLSTLGIGFTMWHDVATGTPGGKVDHVVLGPTGLWAMMSEDFGGPVRVRRGELIGDGVAGERPVHDLASGAKALTRAWKVRFSALVIVVPDDTIDEPIVALGTIRGAQAVATRQSTVAHLLRTGLPGTRTIGGTEIFDIRTRIAAGVRYL; translated from the coding sequence ATGCCCGAAAGCCCTCTCGACGTGAGCCCGTACGAGGTTCTCGGGGTTTCGGCATCCGCCACACCGGAGGAACTCAAGCGCGCTTTTCGGAGGGCACTCCGAGAGACTCACCCCGACACCGGGGGAGACCCGCAACGGTTCGCTGCGGTGCAGTTGGCATGGCAGCGAGTGGGTACCGTGGAGGCACGCGCGGCCTATGACGCCGGTCGGTCGCAGGCGTCCGGTAACAGCAGCTTCGCAGCCCGACCTGCGACCCCTCGAGCGGACTCGCGACCTCGAGCACGATCTTACGGTCACCCCGGCGGTTGGCGGCGCGAGCGATACCTCGAGCAGATTCGGGAATGGGCGGGTCGGGGCGTAGAACTCGACGACCCGTACGATGCTCGCCTGGTTCGGGATGCCCCGCAACCCATCCGTAGGGCCCTCGCTGACGCTCTCGCCGAAGAGCACACGGCGCGATCGCTCAGCACACTCGGCATCGGGTTCACGATGTGGCACGACGTCGCGACAGGGACACCGGGCGGCAAGGTCGATCATGTCGTGCTCGGCCCGACAGGGTTGTGGGCCATGATGTCCGAAGATTTCGGCGGGCCGGTCCGCGTTCGACGCGGTGAACTCATCGGCGACGGGGTCGCGGGGGAGCGGCCAGTGCACGACCTCGCGTCCGGCGCCAAGGCACTCACCCGAGCGTGGAAGGTGCGGTTCAGCGCTCTCGTCATCGTGGTGCCGGATGACACCATCGACGAGCCGATTGTCGCCCTCGGCACGATTCGTGGGGCCCAGGCCGTCGCCACACGTCAGTCGACGGTCGCGCATCTCCTTCGAACAGGTCTGCCCGGCACACGAACGATCGGCGGCACGGAAATCTTCGACATCCGAACGCGGATCGCGGCGGGAGTGCGGTACCTCTAG
- a CDS encoding LysR family transcriptional regulator substrate-binding protein gives MSGAFVVAFVPGVTPGKWARVWGERMPQHPLTLTPLPQADAVGALVAREADAVFVRMPAPDGFAAIPLYEEQPVVVMAKDHELSILDAVSPNDLTGIHLIDGDWAAAVELAATGVGVAIMPHSVARALSRRDVVARSAIDQPVTRIALVWDEGAASDLTEEFIGIVRGRTANSSRGAAPVKEQEKSKPRPKPAAAARRKSGTPQKRSKRR, from the coding sequence GTGTCCGGAGCCTTCGTTGTCGCGTTCGTACCGGGAGTCACCCCCGGCAAGTGGGCTCGTGTGTGGGGTGAACGGATGCCGCAGCATCCACTCACCCTCACTCCCCTGCCGCAGGCCGATGCCGTCGGTGCTCTCGTGGCCCGTGAGGCCGATGCGGTGTTCGTGCGGATGCCGGCCCCCGACGGGTTTGCCGCGATTCCGCTCTACGAGGAGCAGCCGGTTGTCGTGATGGCTAAGGACCACGAGTTGTCGATACTCGACGCGGTGTCCCCGAACGACCTGACGGGCATCCACCTCATCGACGGGGACTGGGCAGCAGCGGTCGAGCTCGCGGCGACGGGTGTGGGGGTTGCGATCATGCCGCACTCGGTTGCGCGAGCGCTTTCCCGACGTGATGTCGTAGCTCGGTCCGCGATCGACCAGCCGGTGACGCGTATCGCTCTCGTGTGGGACGAGGGGGCGGCATCCGATCTCACGGAGGAGTTCATCGGCATCGTGCGCGGACGCACGGCGAACAGTTCGCGTGGTGCCGCGCCGGTGAAGGAGCAGGAGAAGTCGAAGCCTCGACCGAAGCCCGCCGCTGCCGCGCGACGTAAGTCAGGAACACCCCAGAAGCGCTCGAAACGGCGCTGA
- a CDS encoding endonuclease/exonuclease/phosphatase family protein, whose translation MRVISYNLRKHRAIGELAALSETADLDALCLQEAFSSELPGEIGPLTLAGSTKNNRLGLAVYYRKDRYDHVESRSYELKKSLHDLVFSPTPERLVGSRLVDRETGQQLVVASFHAAPLTALNSLRREQIKAAHELLQELGSGTPILMVGDYNYPLFKDGLGERVAKTGYDLSLSDRRTYTAYKFFRGHFDFVTSQGFTIESVETLARGSSDHIPILVTAAYGEPDYSKAGKES comes from the coding sequence ATCCGTGTCATCAGCTACAACCTTCGCAAACACCGGGCCATCGGCGAACTCGCCGCCCTCTCCGAGACGGCCGATCTCGATGCGCTGTGCTTGCAGGAGGCATTCTCGTCGGAACTTCCGGGCGAAATCGGGCCGCTGACCCTCGCGGGGTCGACAAAAAACAACCGACTGGGACTCGCGGTGTACTACCGCAAAGACCGTTACGACCACGTGGAGAGCCGCTCCTACGAGCTCAAGAAATCCCTCCACGATCTCGTGTTCTCACCAACACCGGAGCGACTGGTCGGTTCTCGACTCGTCGACCGTGAGACGGGTCAGCAACTGGTTGTTGCGTCATTCCACGCCGCACCGCTGACCGCCCTGAACTCTCTGCGCAGGGAGCAGATCAAGGCGGCGCACGAACTGCTTCAGGAGCTCGGGTCGGGTACACCGATCCTCATGGTCGGCGACTACAACTACCCACTGTTCAAGGACGGCCTGGGGGAGCGGGTAGCCAAGACGGGATACGACCTCTCGCTCAGCGACCGCCGGACGTACACGGCCTACAAGTTCTTCCGGGGGCACTTCGATTTTGTGACCTCGCAAGGCTTCACCATCGAGAGTGTCGAGACGCTCGCGCGCGGATCCTCCGATCACATTCCGATCCTCGTGACCGCAGCGTACGGCGAACCCGACTACAGCAAGGCCGGCAAGGAGTCCTGA
- a CDS encoding APC family permease, producing MSDQPALARRLGTTDATVIGLGSMLGAGVFAAFTPAAQAAGSGLLVGLVIAAIVAIGNATSTAQLAVAHPTSGGVFIYGRERLGPWWGFIAGWSFVVGKTASCAAMALVFASYAAPAGWERPVALLAVIAVTAVNLVGITRTALASRVILIVVLATLAVVVSSGVASGLPAFSAPLDLLSDGPYGILQSAGLLFFAFAGYARIATLGEEVRHPERVIPRAIVFALGIALVIYTAVAVVTLGTLGPDGLASSAEPLSDTVAAVGWAPAEPVVRIGASAAALGALLALVAGIGRTVLAMARYGELPRWLAAVHPRWSVPHRAEIVIGIAILALVGTTDLRGAIGFSSFGVLVYYLVANLAALTQPRAQRLFPRVLAVVGGVGCLALCATLPLLSVVLGLGVIALGVVLRSVKFIVTAHNRSGDT from the coding sequence ATGTCCGATCAGCCTGCACTCGCGCGCCGGTTGGGAACGACGGATGCCACGGTCATCGGCCTCGGCTCCATGCTGGGAGCCGGGGTTTTCGCCGCATTCACTCCGGCCGCGCAAGCGGCAGGATCCGGGCTCCTCGTGGGTCTCGTCATCGCCGCCATCGTCGCGATCGGCAATGCCACATCGACAGCTCAACTGGCCGTCGCGCATCCGACGTCGGGCGGCGTCTTCATCTACGGCCGCGAACGGCTCGGGCCCTGGTGGGGTTTCATCGCGGGCTGGTCCTTTGTGGTCGGAAAGACCGCGAGTTGCGCGGCCATGGCGCTCGTTTTCGCGTCGTATGCGGCGCCCGCCGGCTGGGAACGACCCGTCGCCCTGCTGGCGGTGATCGCCGTGACGGCCGTCAATCTCGTGGGGATCACGAGAACCGCTCTCGCATCACGCGTCATCCTCATCGTCGTTCTCGCCACACTCGCCGTTGTCGTCTCCTCGGGGGTCGCGAGCGGCCTGCCCGCGTTCTCTGCACCTCTGGATCTTCTGTCGGATGGGCCGTACGGCATCCTCCAGTCAGCGGGACTGCTGTTTTTCGCGTTCGCGGGGTACGCGCGGATTGCCACCCTCGGAGAAGAAGTCCGCCATCCCGAGCGTGTGATTCCCCGCGCCATCGTCTTCGCGCTCGGGATCGCACTCGTGATCTACACGGCGGTAGCTGTAGTCACGCTCGGCACTCTCGGCCCGGATGGGCTGGCAAGCAGCGCTGAACCGCTGAGCGACACCGTCGCCGCCGTCGGTTGGGCCCCGGCGGAGCCTGTCGTGCGCATTGGAGCATCTGCTGCCGCGCTGGGAGCACTGCTCGCACTGGTGGCGGGTATCGGACGCACCGTGCTCGCCATGGCGAGATACGGTGAGCTGCCGCGATGGCTTGCTGCCGTGCATCCGCGATGGTCAGTTCCGCACCGGGCCGAAATTGTCATCGGTATCGCGATCCTCGCGCTGGTGGGCACCACCGACCTTCGCGGAGCTATCGGATTCTCTTCCTTCGGCGTTCTCGTGTACTACCTCGTAGCCAACCTTGCCGCGCTCACACAGCCCCGGGCCCAACGTCTGTTTCCCCGAGTCCTCGCTGTAGTCGGTGGGGTGGGATGCCTGGCGCTGTGCGCGACACTGCCGCTGCTCTCCGTCGTCCTCGGGCTGGGGGTGATCGCTTTGGGCGTAGTTCTGCGGTCAGTGAAGTTCATCGTCACGGCCCATAATCGTTCGGGGGACACCTAG
- a CDS encoding glutathione peroxidase → MTTINDIPLATIDGESTTLAEYTDKVVLVVNVASRCGLAPQYAQLEELQKTYGDKGFTVLGFPSNQFLQELGTEDAIKEYCSTTWGVTFPMFERVRVNGKKAHPLYQELTQVPDESGKAGRVKWNFEKFVITPAGDIHRFRPDVVPTDPKIVSVIEDALP, encoded by the coding sequence GTGACCACGATCAACGACATCCCGCTCGCGACCATCGACGGCGAATCCACGACCCTCGCCGAGTACACCGACAAGGTTGTCCTCGTCGTCAACGTCGCCTCGCGGTGTGGACTTGCGCCCCAGTACGCGCAGTTGGAAGAACTGCAGAAGACCTACGGGGACAAGGGCTTCACCGTGCTCGGCTTCCCCAGCAATCAGTTCCTCCAGGAGCTCGGAACCGAGGATGCGATCAAGGAGTACTGCTCGACGACGTGGGGTGTCACCTTCCCCATGTTCGAACGGGTGCGGGTGAACGGAAAGAAGGCGCATCCGCTCTACCAGGAGCTCACCCAGGTTCCGGATGAGTCCGGCAAGGCCGGCAGGGTGAAGTGGAACTTCGAGAAGTTTGTGATCACACCGGCTGGCGACATCCATCGTTTCCGACCCGATGTTGTTCCCACCGATCCGAAGATCGTTTCGGTGATCGAGGATGCCCTGCCATGA
- a CDS encoding DarT ssDNA thymidine ADP-ribosyltransferase family protein codes for MTECIHGLEGEQCDVCFPQKKADKPAPARIATRTRNTTDVRPSRAAATRSFKPITEERVYYVAHVSTLPSLLERGAITADAPTLYSELGTELRTTAEVTHGRPVASYVSFSLTPDSASWLELRAGALGPGWSAQAQRSTPSDFVFLVTTIGALGPVTVTDGNAAGTLTRFMSETEDVRRAVARALADEDLRARVEVLVDGEVPLSSIPTIGVANEPTKERLRSMLSGSGLTPRIAVYPPWFQSE; via the coding sequence GTGACCGAATGCATCCACGGGCTCGAGGGTGAACAGTGCGACGTGTGCTTCCCGCAGAAGAAGGCGGACAAGCCAGCACCCGCGCGGATTGCGACGCGAACGCGCAACACGACCGACGTTCGTCCGTCACGCGCCGCCGCTACGCGCTCGTTCAAGCCCATCACCGAGGAGCGCGTGTATTACGTTGCGCACGTCTCCACGCTGCCTTCACTTCTCGAACGCGGTGCGATAACGGCTGACGCGCCGACGCTCTATTCCGAGCTGGGTACCGAGCTCAGGACAACTGCGGAAGTGACCCATGGCCGACCCGTCGCGTCCTACGTGTCGTTCAGTCTCACGCCCGATTCGGCTTCGTGGCTCGAACTTCGCGCGGGCGCCCTCGGTCCCGGCTGGTCGGCGCAGGCGCAACGGTCCACACCGTCGGACTTCGTGTTTCTCGTGACGACAATCGGCGCGCTCGGTCCCGTCACCGTCACCGACGGCAACGCTGCAGGCACCCTCACACGCTTTATGAGCGAGACGGAGGATGTTCGCCGCGCCGTAGCGCGCGCCCTAGCGGACGAGGACCTCCGGGCCCGAGTCGAGGTGCTCGTGGATGGCGAGGTGCCGCTGTCGAGCATCCCGACCATCGGCGTCGCGAATGAACCGACAAAGGAACGGCTGCGCTCGATGCTGTCGGGCAGCGGGCTCACCCCGCGCATCGCGGTCTACCCGCCCTGGTTCCAGTCGGAGTAA
- a CDS encoding DNA polymerase Y family protein, which yields MTGQKAPPRVIVLWCADWPVTAALDASSLPPDAPIALIDKGVVVAASAAARHESVKRGLRVREAQARCPDLVVQPYDADRDARLFEPLVASIEELTPAATVLRPGLCAVRVRGVARYFGGERPAALALVSRLVEHGGGLVRAGVADGIFTAELAARRAANAVELVEAGGAAGFLAPLDIGVLEEGPVPEVGGIVTLLRRLGIRTLAQFAALDASDVSTRFGVHGARLHALAAGSDSHPLVPRDVPDDIHSEVVFEPALELVDQVAFGMRQHAERFVDELLARRLVCTAILVRLESDAGQVHERTWLHPRSFSPADIVDRVRWQATGAEFTAGITRVVVLPDAVDAVQHHEAGLWGAGPDERIHHGLSRVQGLLGHEAVLVPTVGGGRTLADRQHLVAWGDRPVGVRQRSAPWPGRLPSPLPATVFVPRHAVHVVDERDESVAVDARGRVSASLVRMTSGSRTLDLTAWSGPWPVDERWWAPEQATRSWRFQVVDATGCGWLLVLDGDGWWAEARYD from the coding sequence ATGACGGGCCAGAAGGCTCCTCCGCGCGTCATCGTGCTGTGGTGTGCCGATTGGCCCGTCACCGCAGCGCTCGACGCTTCGTCGCTGCCCCCGGATGCTCCGATAGCGCTCATCGATAAAGGCGTCGTCGTTGCCGCATCCGCTGCTGCGCGGCACGAGTCGGTGAAGCGTGGTTTGCGGGTCCGAGAAGCACAGGCGCGCTGTCCTGACCTCGTAGTGCAGCCCTACGACGCTGATCGAGACGCGCGGCTCTTCGAACCCCTCGTCGCCTCCATCGAGGAGCTCACGCCGGCGGCCACCGTGCTGCGCCCGGGACTGTGCGCTGTTCGGGTGCGCGGTGTCGCACGCTACTTCGGCGGCGAGCGGCCGGCGGCGCTCGCTCTTGTCTCACGACTCGTCGAACACGGTGGAGGGCTCGTGCGCGCGGGTGTTGCCGACGGTATCTTTACGGCAGAACTCGCGGCCCGTCGCGCCGCGAACGCGGTCGAGCTCGTCGAAGCCGGTGGGGCGGCCGGCTTTCTCGCTCCCCTCGATATCGGTGTGCTCGAGGAAGGGCCGGTACCCGAGGTGGGCGGCATCGTCACGTTATTACGCCGGTTGGGCATCCGTACCCTCGCTCAGTTCGCCGCCCTGGATGCCAGCGACGTGAGCACTCGATTCGGGGTGCACGGCGCGCGTCTTCACGCTCTCGCCGCGGGCAGTGACAGTCACCCGCTCGTTCCGCGCGACGTTCCCGACGACATCCACTCCGAGGTCGTGTTCGAGCCCGCGCTCGAACTCGTCGATCAGGTCGCCTTCGGTATGCGGCAACACGCCGAACGATTCGTCGACGAGCTCCTCGCACGCCGCCTCGTGTGCACGGCGATCCTCGTGCGATTGGAGTCGGATGCCGGGCAGGTGCACGAGCGTACGTGGCTGCATCCGCGTTCCTTCTCCCCCGCCGACATCGTCGACCGCGTTCGCTGGCAAGCCACCGGCGCAGAGTTCACGGCGGGTATCACACGTGTTGTGGTGCTGCCCGACGCCGTGGACGCCGTGCAGCATCACGAGGCTGGCTTGTGGGGCGCTGGCCCGGACGAGCGTATCCATCACGGTCTTTCCCGTGTGCAGGGTCTCCTCGGCCACGAGGCCGTGCTCGTGCCCACCGTCGGTGGAGGGCGCACACTCGCCGACCGTCAGCACCTCGTTGCCTGGGGTGACCGCCCCGTTGGTGTTCGACAACGTTCCGCTCCATGGCCAGGGAGGCTCCCCTCGCCTCTGCCCGCCACCGTTTTTGTGCCACGGCACGCTGTGCACGTCGTTGACGAGCGCGACGAGAGTGTCGCGGTGGACGCGCGTGGCCGAGTATCCGCATCCCTTGTTCGTATGACCTCGGGCAGCAGAACCCTCGACCTCACCGCGTGGAGCGGCCCGTGGCCGGTCGATGAGCGTTGGTGGGCACCGGAACAGGCGACTCGCTCGTGGCGGTTCCAAGTGGTGGATGCCACCGGCTGCGGTTGGCTTCTTGTGCTCGACGGCGACGGCTGGTGGGCAGAGGCCCGCTATGACTGA
- a CDS encoding DUF1761 domain-containing protein, whose translation MTVPEINWIAVILATLSTLIIGSVWYSKAVFGKRWIRLAKIDESNMGSAVGPIVVTIVVSFITALVLAGAAAIAQNFYGGNFLVNTLVTAVILWAGFTAARVITHDAFERRPAGLTILTIGHELVTMLVMGLIIGLFGISAA comes from the coding sequence ATGACCGTTCCCGAGATCAACTGGATCGCTGTGATCCTCGCCACCCTCTCCACCCTCATCATCGGGTCGGTCTGGTATTCGAAAGCAGTCTTCGGCAAGCGCTGGATCCGACTCGCCAAGATCGACGAATCGAACATGGGCAGCGCCGTCGGGCCCATCGTCGTCACCATCGTGGTGAGCTTCATCACGGCGCTCGTCCTTGCGGGAGCGGCAGCCATCGCCCAGAACTTCTATGGCGGGAATTTTCTTGTCAACACCCTCGTGACCGCCGTCATCCTCTGGGCGGGCTTTACGGCGGCCAGAGTCATCACCCACGATGCGTTCGAACGCCGCCCAGCGGGCCTCACGATCCTCACCATCGGCCACGAACTTGTGACCATGCTCGTCATGGGCCTCATCATCGGCCTCTTCGGGATCAGCGCCGCCTAG
- a CDS encoding GNAT family N-acetyltransferase, producing the protein MSREFHHEPDAQRYTLVVDGQLAAVADYRVSGDTISFHHTYTQPHLRGKGLAGEVVQFAVDDVEKNSTRRIVPMCWYVADWFEAHPDRAALLTR; encoded by the coding sequence ATGAGCCGCGAGTTCCACCACGAGCCCGACGCTCAGCGGTACACCCTCGTAGTCGACGGGCAACTCGCCGCCGTCGCCGACTACCGCGTGAGCGGGGACACAATCTCGTTCCACCACACGTACACCCAGCCTCACCTCCGAGGTAAGGGTCTTGCCGGCGAGGTCGTGCAGTTCGCCGTCGACGACGTGGAGAAGAACTCCACGCGTCGCATCGTGCCGATGTGCTGGTACGTCGCAGACTGGTTCGAGGCGCACCCCGACCGTGCCGCACTTCTCACACGGTGA
- a CDS encoding histidine phosphatase family protein encodes MRLLLIRHGQTPSNVEGLLDTAAPGPGLTELGHRQAAQIPDALRAESIDGIWVSTLRRTHLTAAPLAASLALSPVQLDGLHEIAAGELELRRDHEAVRIYLETVFAWGLGDRTPRMPGGEDGHEFFRRFDSSIREVASSGAQTAAVVSHGAAIRVWVAGSATNVAPSYAGEHDIQNTGIIELEGDLDSGWRLLAWQGTPIGGSDLVDADANDPTGETLDDALDET; translated from the coding sequence ATGCGGCTCCTGCTCATTCGGCACGGCCAGACACCGAGCAACGTCGAAGGCCTGCTCGACACGGCTGCCCCCGGCCCAGGGCTCACTGAGCTCGGACATCGGCAGGCCGCCCAGATTCCGGATGCCCTGCGCGCCGAGTCGATCGATGGCATCTGGGTTTCCACCCTGCGGCGTACTCATCTCACGGCCGCGCCACTGGCCGCGAGCCTGGCTCTCTCGCCCGTGCAACTCGACGGCCTTCACGAGATCGCTGCCGGTGAACTCGAGCTGCGTCGGGATCATGAGGCCGTGCGCATCTATCTCGAGACCGTTTTTGCGTGGGGACTCGGAGATCGCACGCCGCGTATGCCGGGTGGCGAGGACGGACACGAGTTCTTCCGTCGCTTCGACTCGTCCATTCGAGAGGTTGCCTCGTCCGGGGCGCAGACGGCCGCGGTCGTGAGCCACGGTGCAGCCATCCGCGTGTGGGTTGCCGGTAGCGCCACGAACGTAGCGCCTTCGTACGCCGGCGAGCATGACATCCAGAACACGGGCATTATCGAGCTCGAGGGCGACCTGGATTCCGGCTGGCGCCTTCTCGCCTGGCAGGGAACGCCGATCGGCGGCTCAGATCTCGTGGATGCCGACGCCAACGACCCCACGGGTGAGACCCTCGACGACGCGCTCGACGAGACCTGA
- a CDS encoding HdeD family acid-resistance protein, producing MTDPAASSAPLDNQIEDAAEELEEPLVQLSAGPWWWVLIRGILAIAFGVLALIWPASAFLAIAIVFGAYALVDGITEIIHAVRIRNTAPRWGWLLFAGIVSVLAGLAALILPGLAGLVGGLFLLWTIVFYNIAHGVMVIGSASGAVGKGKTWAVIAGVASILFGIALGILIWVVPGAAIFGLVFAIGIYAIAFGIMLAVAAIQARSHGKETVEPQFA from the coding sequence ATGACAGATCCTGCAGCCTCGTCCGCGCCGCTCGACAATCAGATCGAGGACGCCGCAGAGGAGCTCGAAGAGCCCCTCGTTCAGCTCAGTGCCGGCCCGTGGTGGTGGGTGCTCATCCGTGGCATCCTTGCGATCGCGTTTGGTGTGCTCGCACTCATCTGGCCTGCATCGGCCTTCCTCGCGATCGCGATCGTTTTCGGTGCCTACGCTCTCGTCGACGGCATCACCGAGATCATCCATGCCGTGCGCATTCGCAACACAGCTCCGCGGTGGGGATGGTTGCTCTTCGCGGGTATCGTTTCGGTACTCGCTGGCCTCGCGGCGCTCATCCTTCCGGGTCTCGCCGGTCTGGTTGGTGGGCTGTTCCTGCTGTGGACGATCGTGTTCTACAACATCGCCCACGGCGTCATGGTCATCGGTTCCGCCTCCGGGGCTGTCGGCAAGGGCAAGACCTGGGCCGTCATCGCCGGTGTCGCGAGCATCCTGTTCGGTATCGCCCTCGGAATCCTCATCTGGGTTGTTCCGGGTGCTGCGATCTTTGGTCTCGTATTCGCGATCGGCATCTACGCGATCGCCTTCGGCATCATGCTCGCGGTCGCGGCCATCCAGGCTCGCTCGCACGGCAAGGAGACCGTCGAGCCGCAGTTCGCCTGA
- a CDS encoding DUF5997 family protein, which translates to MKPATAAKKLGIYLPATPPEFQEGTVSRSEYADLVANPPEWLVELRKNGPHPRAVVAQKLGVSASGLARAGAPDVMTSAEIKSLLEEMPEWLVVERATHAAVNEENARVKSERAAKRELRQGGR; encoded by the coding sequence ATGAAGCCCGCGACCGCAGCCAAGAAGCTCGGTATCTACCTCCCTGCGACCCCGCCAGAGTTTCAGGAGGGAACGGTGAGCCGGTCGGAGTATGCCGATCTCGTCGCCAACCCGCCGGAGTGGCTGGTGGAACTCCGCAAGAACGGTCCGCACCCGCGTGCGGTCGTCGCCCAGAAGCTCGGGGTCTCCGCTTCGGGTCTCGCGCGAGCGGGGGCTCCGGATGTCATGACGAGCGCGGAGATCAAGAGCTTGCTCGAGGAGATGCCGGAGTGGCTCGTGGTCGAGCGTGCCACTCACGCGGCCGTCAACGAGGAGAACGCTCGGGTGAAGTCGGAGCGTGCGGCCAAGCGCGAACTGCGTCAAGGCGGTCGTTAA